Proteins from a genomic interval of Methanoplanus endosymbiosus:
- the hcp gene encoding hydroxylamine reductase, with translation MFCYQCEEAAKGCGCTVKGVCGKDESTAALQDCLIYAIKGLSLRNIEARKDGKESREAGNLIAESLFAALTNVNFDNERLYSLITKAVEIRDSLPETGCSDEISVWKPENIEDAIKKGSENGVLATENEDVRSLRELLIYGLKGVGAYYYHVVALGSEDKEVTDFMEDALASTAADLSIDEMVGWVLKCGEIGVKVLEGLDRANTTAYGNPEITTVSTSSGSKPGILITGHDLKDLEQLLVQTENSGVDVYTHGEMLPAHAYPGLKKYSNLIGNYGGSWPHQRQEFESFNGPVLVTTNCLVPPAESYINRVYTTGPTGFSGVKHITEDSEGNKDFSDLIEHAKKCSSPDDITVKGEGYTDELITGCAHHAVLSIADAVIDAVKQGQIKRFIVMAGCDGRQKEREYYTEFAKALPQDAVILTAGCAKYRYNNLDLGDIGGIPRVIDAGQCNDCYSLVVIAKALADAFGTDLNGLPVSYNIAWYEQKAVLVLLSLLHLGVKDITLGPKLPAFVSPAVLNVLVENFGIRANTTVEEDMKIMMP, from the coding sequence ATGTTCTGTTACCAGTGTGAAGAGGCCGCAAAAGGATGCGGATGTACAGTTAAGGGAGTATGTGGCAAGGATGAGTCAACCGCAGCGCTCCAGGACTGCCTGATATATGCCATAAAAGGGCTGTCACTCAGAAATATTGAGGCCCGGAAAGACGGTAAGGAGAGCAGAGAGGCAGGCAATCTGATTGCAGAGTCACTCTTTGCCGCACTTACGAATGTCAACTTTGACAATGAGAGGCTCTATTCACTTATAACAAAGGCAGTTGAGATCAGGGATTCTCTGCCGGAAACGGGATGCAGCGATGAAATATCTGTATGGAAACCAGAAAATATCGAAGATGCAATAAAGAAGGGCTCTGAGAACGGAGTTTTAGCAACGGAAAACGAGGATGTAAGATCACTTCGCGAACTTCTCATCTACGGCTTAAAGGGTGTTGGTGCCTATTACTACCACGTTGTTGCCCTTGGATCTGAGGATAAGGAAGTAACAGACTTCATGGAGGATGCACTTGCGTCAACAGCTGCTGATCTCAGTATTGATGAGATGGTCGGATGGGTGCTTAAATGCGGTGAGATTGGAGTTAAGGTGTTAGAGGGTCTTGACAGGGCAAACACCACAGCATATGGAAACCCGGAGATAACAACCGTTTCAACATCTTCCGGAAGCAAACCGGGCATTCTTATTACAGGACATGACCTAAAAGACCTTGAGCAGCTGTTAGTCCAGACCGAAAATTCAGGTGTTGATGTCTATACCCACGGGGAGATGCTTCCCGCACATGCATATCCAGGCCTGAAGAAGTACAGCAACCTCATTGGAAATTACGGCGGATCATGGCCGCACCAGAGACAGGAGTTTGAGAGTTTCAACGGCCCTGTGCTTGTTACAACAAACTGCCTTGTGCCACCGGCTGAATCTTATATTAACAGGGTTTACACCACAGGCCCAACCGGTTTTTCCGGCGTGAAACACATCACTGAGGACTCTGAAGGCAACAAGGACTTTTCTGACCTGATTGAGCATGCAAAGAAGTGCAGTTCTCCGGATGACATCACCGTTAAGGGTGAAGGTTACACTGATGAACTCATTACCGGATGTGCACACCATGCAGTCCTTTCAATTGCTGATGCAGTGATTGATGCCGTTAAGCAGGGGCAGATTAAGAGATTTATTGTTATGGCCGGCTGTGACGGCAGGCAGAAAGAGAGGGAATATTATACTGAATTTGCAAAAGCACTGCCACAGGATGCAGTAATTCTCACTGCCGGATGTGCGAAGTACAGGTATAATAACCTTGATCTCGGTGACATAGGCGGAATTCCGAGGGTCATTGATGCAGGACAGTGCAATGACTGCTACTCACTTGTGGTAATTGCAAAGGCTCTTGCTGATGCCTTTGGAACTGACTTAAACGGACTTCCGGTATCATACAATATTGCCTGGTATGAACAGAAAGCTGTGCTTGTTCTGCTCTCACTCCTGCACCTCGGTGTAAAGGACATCACACTTGGGCCAAAACTTCCGGCATTTGTGTCTCCGGCAGTCCTGAATGTGCTTGTTGAAAACTTCGGCATCCGGGCGAACACCACGGTTGAGGAAGATATGAAGATCATGATGCCCTGA
- a CDS encoding AMP-binding protein, with protein MVRFSVTMDDDLVKKIDDVSDLQSVSRSEWIAQACGREADMSVIPGGGQSLYDLLHLRSQIPVEEPNMTDYEELCSNFSIDVPEFFNFGFDVIDAWAKIDRNKKAMIWVNQSGYEKIFTFRDLMSRSNEAANMLLKYGIKKGDRVAIMLPRVPEWWFFAVACIKLGAVFVPCPTMLTTKDLVYRINAAGIRMMITDMENVPKIDDICRECPCLHSRLVVDGRKEGWVSYLVELDYPAPVSGKLVVTGLEKTRSSDPMVIYFTSGTTGEAKMVLHDQALPLGHITTGAYWLDLKKNDVHLTLSDTGWAKSSWGKFFGPWIQGACSVVYDIRGKFNATEILPILEKYEVSTFCCPPTIYRMLIMADLDKFDLTPLRHCVSAGEPLNPEVIRVWKEGTGLDIYEGYGQTELTLCIGTFPCMKTKPGSMGRPSPGWNIVLHDENGKAVKTGDVGRIAVHINPKPVGMFMEYFGNTEANEVSFSGDYYYTGDKACMDADGYFWFVGRDDDVIKSSGYRIGPFEVESAIMEHPSVKEVAVVGSPDPIRGLVVKAFVILKDGYEPTEVLIKEIQKHVKMTTAPYKYPRMIEFVEDLPKTISGKIKRNELRDMEYKRHVQESSFRKPAGKD; from the coding sequence ATGGTGCGTTTTTCTGTGACTATGGATGATGATCTGGTGAAGAAGATCGATGATGTCTCAGATCTCCAGAGTGTCTCGCGTTCTGAATGGATTGCTCAGGCGTGCGGCAGGGAGGCTGACATGTCGGTTATTCCCGGCGGCGGTCAGAGTCTGTATGATCTTTTACATCTCCGTTCCCAGATTCCGGTTGAAGAGCCGAATATGACTGATTATGAGGAGTTATGCAGTAATTTCTCTATTGATGTTCCGGAGTTTTTCAATTTTGGTTTTGATGTTATTGATGCCTGGGCAAAGATTGACAGGAACAAGAAAGCGATGATCTGGGTCAATCAGAGCGGTTATGAGAAGATTTTCACATTCCGGGATCTTATGAGCCGTTCCAATGAGGCGGCGAATATGCTTCTTAAGTATGGCATTAAGAAGGGTGATCGGGTTGCGATAATGCTTCCTCGTGTGCCTGAATGGTGGTTCTTTGCTGTTGCATGTATTAAACTGGGTGCTGTATTTGTGCCGTGCCCGACTATGCTCACAACAAAGGATCTTGTCTATCGGATCAATGCAGCCGGCATCAGGATGATGATCACAGATATGGAGAATGTTCCAAAGATTGATGATATCTGCCGTGAGTGTCCGTGCCTTCATTCAAGGCTTGTTGTTGACGGGAGAAAGGAAGGCTGGGTGAGTTATCTTGTTGAGCTTGATTATCCTGCGCCTGTTTCCGGTAAGCTTGTTGTGACCGGTCTTGAGAAGACGAGGTCGTCTGATCCGATGGTGATTTATTTTACATCCGGAACTACGGGTGAGGCCAAGATGGTGCTGCATGATCAGGCTCTTCCGCTGGGTCATATAACAACCGGTGCATACTGGCTTGATCTGAAGAAGAATGATGTTCATCTGACACTTTCTGATACCGGATGGGCGAAGTCTTCCTGGGGCAAGTTCTTCGGGCCGTGGATTCAGGGGGCATGCAGTGTTGTCTATGATATCCGTGGTAAGTTTAACGCAACCGAAATTCTGCCTATTCTGGAGAAGTATGAGGTTTCAACATTCTGCTGCCCGCCGACTATTTACCGTATGCTGATTATGGCTGATCTCGATAAGTTTGATCTGACACCGCTGCGCCATTGTGTCAGTGCGGGTGAGCCTCTCAATCCTGAGGTTATAAGGGTCTGGAAGGAAGGAACCGGCCTTGATATCTATGAGGGCTACGGGCAGACTGAACTTACGCTCTGTATCGGGACATTCCCTTGTATGAAGACCAAGCCTGGTTCAATGGGCAGGCCGTCTCCGGGATGGAATATCGTGCTTCATGATGAGAATGGTAAGGCTGTTAAAACCGGAGATGTCGGAAGAATTGCTGTACATATCAATCCGAAGCCTGTTGGTATGTTTATGGAGTACTTTGGCAATACTGAAGCCAATGAGGTATCTTTTTCAGGTGATTATTATTATACCGGTGATAAGGCCTGTATGGATGCGGACGGTTATTTCTGGTTTGTCGGCCGGGATGATGACGTAATTAAGAGTTCAGGTTACAGGATCGGGCCTTTTGAAGTTGAATCTGCTATTATGGAGCATCCGTCTGTGAAGGAGGTTGCTGTTGTGGGTTCACCTGATCCTATCAGGGGTCTGGTTGTCAAGGCTTTTGTTATACTGAAGGATGGTTATGAACCAACTGAGGTGCTTATTAAAGAGATTCAGAAGCATGTCAAGATGACGACTGCACCATATAAGTATCCGCGTATGATTGAGTTTGTTGAGGACCTTCCAAAGACGATCTCAGGCAAGATTAAGAGGAATGAACTCCGTGATATGGAGTATAAAAGGCATGTTCAGGAGAGTAGTTTCCGGAAACCTGCCGGAAAGGACTAA
- a CDS encoding 5-formyltetrahydrofolate cyclo-ligase: MPQEYSDLREAKNKVRDIMRNRRDSLTPEEKKVKGEAICSHFFTLVKPGQTVMGFSSKDIEVDTTPLLQRLLDEGYDLVVPIIVKEDYSLRLSYLKDLSHLVPSTFNVPEPIGNEIPVPEGAVDVVILPMLGFDRRGGRLGYGSGYYDRFLEKNPDVTKIALAFACQEAEELPLEDNDVFMDYIVTEDGVIKTGN, from the coding sequence ATGCCTCAGGAATATTCTGACCTACGCGAAGCTAAGAACAAAGTCCGCGACATTATGCGAAACAGGCGCGATTCACTCACGCCTGAGGAAAAAAAGGTTAAAGGTGAAGCAATATGCAGCCATTTCTTTACACTTGTAAAACCGGGCCAGACCGTCATGGGCTTCTCATCAAAGGACATTGAGGTTGATACAACCCCGCTTCTTCAGAGACTTCTTGATGAGGGATATGACCTTGTTGTCCCTATCATTGTAAAGGAAGATTACAGCCTCAGGCTCTCATACTTAAAGGATCTCTCACACCTCGTGCCAAGCACATTCAATGTCCCTGAACCAATAGGAAACGAGATCCCTGTACCTGAGGGAGCAGTTGATGTGGTAATCCTCCCAATGCTTGGGTTTGACAGGCGTGGCGGCAGGCTTGGATACGGCTCAGGCTACTATGACAGATTCCTTGAGAAAAATCCGGATGTCACAAAGATTGCACTTGCATTTGCCTGCCAGGAAGCAGAAGAACTGCCGCTTGAAGATAATGATGTCTTTATGGACTATATCGTAACCGAAGACGGCGTAATCAAAACCGGAAACTGA
- a CDS encoding cache domain-containing protein, whose product MTPPQENTNNIPQDTYTSNETLVAFVDSAAAYVKTNGKEKALAEFNNPNGSFIDGELYIYAYTFNGTTLAHPVSPEKVGLYRLDEGDTGTFLRGYIESVKNGSGFYQLNYVNPTHDNTLESKLVYGVKIDDDWWLGSGIYTGPAEPSPVK is encoded by the coding sequence GTGACTCCACCGCAGGAAAATACCAATAACATTCCGCAGGACACCTACACCTCCAATGAAACACTTGTCGCCTTCGTTGACAGTGCAGCTGCCTATGTGAAAACAAACGGCAAAGAGAAAGCACTTGCAGAATTTAACAACCCAAATGGTTCGTTTATAGATGGCGAACTCTATATCTACGCCTATACCTTCAACGGTACAACCCTTGCCCATCCGGTCAGTCCGGAGAAGGTCGGATTATACCGTCTGGATGAGGGAGACACAGGTACGTTCCTCAGGGGATACATCGAATCGGTGAAAAACGGAAGCGGTTTTTACCAGCTCAATTATGTCAATCCCACACACGACAATACGCTCGAATCAAAACTGGTGTATGGTGTGAAAATTGATGATGACTGGTGGCTGGGTTCCGGAATATACACCGGCCCGGCAGAACCGTCACCAGTGAAGTAA
- a CDS encoding DUF4097 domain-containing protein codes for MRKIITLLLLLAVVLTTAFSGCTATVPENEVTAQFNDEYEADSNTVLNVDNTDGDISVNSGEVDKITLKAIKRTYYGEDELNKVKITATGSGNEITVRTTYPEMTSPMVSVDMEITVPSGVTVNSVEVVNGDIRISNTKGDTSASCSNGEITMNNINGYVSAQADNGGINIRKTTGINDLEIVNGDIVTDIFDIKDDVTIKGVNGDITAFINPSLNAAIDIETAYGIVSANDIQLTLTGSEETHITGVLGNGGNKLTIGNTNGDVNLKKLSVN; via the coding sequence ATGAGAAAAATTATTACTTTATTACTGCTATTGGCAGTAGTGCTTACAACTGCCTTTTCCGGTTGTACAGCCACAGTACCGGAAAATGAAGTAACTGCACAGTTTAATGACGAATATGAGGCAGACAGCAATACAGTACTAAACGTTGATAATACAGACGGTGATATTTCAGTAAATAGTGGAGAAGTGGATAAAATTACACTGAAAGCTATTAAACGGACATATTACGGTGAAGATGAACTGAATAAAGTTAAAATTACTGCTACAGGAAGTGGCAATGAGATAACTGTCCGGACGACATATCCGGAAATGACTTCACCAATGGTTTCTGTAGATATGGAGATCACCGTACCTTCTGGTGTTACTGTAAACTCTGTTGAAGTGGTTAATGGAGATATCCGGATTTCCAACACAAAAGGAGATACATCGGCATCATGTTCCAACGGAGAGATAACAATGAACAATATCAATGGTTATGTATCGGCACAGGCAGATAATGGCGGGATTAATATCAGGAAAACAACGGGGATTAATGATCTGGAGATTGTAAATGGGGATATTGTCACTGACATTTTTGACATAAAGGACGATGTGACAATAAAAGGCGTCAATGGAGACATCACCGCATTCATAAATCCATCACTCAACGCTGCAATTGATATAGAAACGGCATATGGTATTGTTTCAGCAAATGACATCCAGTTAACACTCACCGGTTCTGAAGAAACGCATATAACTGGAGTGTTAGGTAACGGAGGGAATAAACTGACGATAGGAAATACAAACGGAGATGTGAATCTCAAGAAACTTTCGGTGAATTGA
- a CDS encoding HD domain-containing protein: protein MDSTENETILAYVETFFTQSGSHGLDHILRVTRLCEEIGRAEGADMQILIPAALFHDVARPLEKKTGIPHEEEGARIAEEYLRKNSFDSERIPAIVHAIRTHRYSTGPKPETPEAKILSDADKLDAMGAVGIARTFMQAGEHGEGIESANDHIHEKLLKLKDLMYTDKAAEIAKQRHALLKQFTDALEDETTNAAIIARGNKE from the coding sequence ATGGACAGCACCGAGAATGAGACAATACTCGCCTATGTCGAGACGTTTTTTACCCAGTCAGGATCACACGGCCTTGACCACATCCTCCGCGTCACCCGCCTCTGTGAAGAGATCGGCCGGGCCGAAGGTGCGGATATGCAGATCCTCATACCGGCAGCACTCTTTCACGATGTCGCACGTCCGCTGGAGAAGAAAACCGGCATTCCGCACGAAGAGGAGGGAGCAAGAATAGCAGAGGAATACCTCCGGAAAAATAGCTTTGATTCAGAGCGTATTCCTGCAATCGTTCACGCGATACGCACTCACCGCTACAGCACCGGCCCAAAACCCGAAACTCCGGAGGCGAAGATCCTCTCTGATGCCGACAAACTCGATGCTATGGGAGCAGTCGGAATTGCACGGACTTTTATGCAGGCAGGCGAACACGGAGAGGGCATAGAAAGTGCCAATGACCACATACATGAAAAACTGCTGAAACTTAAGGATCTTATGTACACAGACAAAGCAGCAGAGATCGCAAAGCAAAGGCATGCCCTCCTGAAGCAGTTTACCGATGCCCTTGAGGACGAGACCACAAATGCCGCGATTATAGCGCGGGGAAATAAAGAATGA
- the fhcD gene encoding formylmethanofuran--tetrahydromethanopterin N-formyltransferase has product MQIEGTEIVDTYAEAFPIWLSRIIITADSLKLAMVAATEATGFATSTIMCPCEAGIERYYSPSETPDGRPGVSIFICTARKSMKENVSARISQCVLTAATASAFDGFPDARTRYHIKMHYFGDSYESRCIVGGRKCWKIPVMEGDYIGEESFGAVKGIAGGNFLIMGRDKQSALSAAQAAIEAIKNREGIITGFPGGIVASGSKVASKNYRFPMSASTNHRFCPTLKDKIEDSLVPDGVNSIYEIVINGTDAKVIEDATRDGILAAVKEDGVLFIDAGNYDGKLGTHNFYLHEILKDSV; this is encoded by the coding sequence ATGCAGATAGAAGGCACTGAAATTGTTGATACCTATGCGGAGGCATTTCCTATATGGCTCTCACGGATTATCATAACAGCAGATTCACTGAAGCTTGCAATGGTGGCTGCAACTGAGGCCACCGGATTTGCAACCTCAACGATAATGTGCCCGTGTGAGGCAGGAATTGAGAGATACTATTCACCATCTGAAACACCGGACGGGAGGCCCGGTGTATCTATATTCATCTGTACTGCCAGAAAGAGTATGAAGGAGAATGTCTCTGCCAGAATCTCACAGTGTGTGCTTACAGCCGCAACCGCATCCGCATTTGACGGATTTCCGGATGCCAGAACAAGGTACCACATTAAGATGCACTACTTCGGCGACTCATATGAGAGCCGCTGCATAGTCGGAGGCAGAAAATGCTGGAAGATTCCGGTGATGGAAGGCGATTACATCGGAGAGGAGTCATTCGGTGCAGTAAAAGGTATTGCAGGCGGAAATTTCCTGATAATGGGTCGTGATAAGCAGTCTGCACTCTCGGCCGCACAGGCTGCAATTGAGGCAATTAAAAACCGTGAAGGTATTATAACCGGATTTCCGGGCGGGATTGTTGCAAGCGGGTCAAAGGTTGCAAGCAAAAATTACAGATTCCCTATGTCTGCAAGTACAAACCACAGGTTCTGCCCGACTCTGAAGGATAAAATAGAAGATTCCCTCGTCCCTGACGGTGTGAATTCAATATATGAGATTGTGATAAACGGCACTGATGCCAAAGTTATCGAAGATGCCACAAGGGACGGCATTTTGGCGGCAGTGAAGGAAGATGGGGTTCTCTTCATAGATGCCGGCAATTATGACGGCAAACTCGGCACTCATAACTTTTACCTCCATGAGATCCTGAAGGATTCAGTCTGA
- a CDS encoding response regulator: MGKNKILVVEDEIIIAMEIKATLKKMGYEVPGIATNGIDAIDLSRKTEPDLILMDIRLKGDMDGIEAAEKIMGLYDIPVIFLTGNSDEEIVNRAIAINPAGFLIKPYREKELFSNIEMAIYKNKIKNSVETPKKIRTEGITEIIRYFTSPVIFLDSEGRISEISKKAALIIGTKPEDLKGTPAQEIFIQENSRDENSGIEKDLTYPQEIRIKTSRGIKKALLLTGFYYDRRNDKIHQFIEISDRKKYLPEKESRTEIIPEILNTIDENVFVLTRNLKVLYTNRKFDEFADYLNTGKIQQGMQVYEISGIKSIINPDEYIETIRTGNTYSGRRRINTRTGFLLIEIIIYPVVKSGTVTNLIVYLRDATKSNAILTYSEEIDRNITEIEESISKITALLDQINNPILNIINIARGETGLKISQIMDSASEASETLSAIQLQTVRYEDAMNTMRHMGNKTREWDEKRKK; the protein is encoded by the coding sequence TTGGGAAAAAATAAAATACTGGTTGTTGAAGACGAAATAATAATTGCAATGGAGATAAAGGCAACCCTGAAAAAAATGGGATATGAAGTGCCGGGAATTGCAACAAACGGAATTGATGCAATAGACCTCTCCAGAAAGACAGAACCTGATCTCATCCTGATGGATATAAGGCTGAAAGGAGATATGGATGGAATAGAAGCCGCAGAAAAGATCATGGGCCTTTATGACATACCGGTAATATTCCTCACCGGAAATTCAGACGAAGAGATCGTAAACAGAGCCATCGCAATAAACCCCGCAGGATTTTTAATAAAGCCATACAGGGAAAAGGAACTATTCAGCAATATCGAGATGGCAATATACAAGAACAAGATAAAAAATTCAGTAGAAACACCAAAAAAAATCAGAACAGAAGGAATAACAGAGATAATAAGATATTTCACATCACCTGTAATCTTTCTGGACAGTGAAGGCAGAATCTCAGAAATCAGCAAAAAAGCAGCGCTGATAATCGGAACAAAACCTGAAGACCTGAAAGGAACTCCGGCACAGGAGATATTCATACAGGAAAACAGCAGAGATGAAAATTCCGGAATTGAAAAAGACCTGACATATCCACAGGAGATCAGAATAAAAACCTCAAGAGGGATAAAAAAAGCACTCCTGCTTACAGGATTTTATTATGACCGGAGAAACGATAAGATCCACCAGTTCATAGAGATCTCAGACAGAAAAAAATATCTGCCGGAAAAAGAGAGCAGAACAGAGATAATCCCTGAAATACTAAACACAATAGACGAGAACGTATTTGTACTGACAAGAAACCTGAAAGTACTGTACACCAACCGGAAATTCGATGAATTTGCCGATTATTTAAATACAGGCAAAATCCAGCAGGGAATGCAGGTATATGAAATTTCAGGAATAAAATCAATAATAAATCCGGACGAATACATAGAAACCATCAGGACAGGCAATACCTACTCCGGAAGACGACGGATAAATACCAGAACAGGATTCCTCCTTATAGAGATCATCATATATCCGGTTGTAAAATCCGGCACGGTAACAAACCTCATAGTATATCTCCGGGACGCAACAAAAAGTAATGCAATACTGACCTATTCTGAAGAGATTGACAGGAATATTACAGAGATAGAAGAGAGCATATCAAAGATAACAGCTCTTCTCGATCAGATAAACAACCCGATATTAAATATCATCAATATTGCCAGGGGTGAAACCGGCCTTAAAATATCACAGATTATGGACAGTGCATCAGAGGCATCAGAGACACTCTCTGCAATTCAGCTCCAGACCGTCAGATATGAGGACGCAATGAATACAATGAGACATATGGGCAATAAAACGCGGGAATGGGACGAAAAAAGAAAGAAATAA
- a CDS encoding tetratricopeptide repeat protein, whose product MNITINQALFCLLIIFMLSATPVSASPSSENLIDAGYIALESGDNRMAEDLFTRALALSSGDNSPTAWAGLGKALWNDSSASNEASYTAFNRSLECVNVSSEDWNAVVMVFFNDPVEDFELSYSAGLKAVEADPEDDVAWNYFGCVIDRLAHNNSDADLNEPFDAFKKAMTLNPTPLYSCNTAYYAIITGNYSYAVEVTDQAVKYYNPDNWWEGDLLFFKAFALAEMGESEEALKNIELSRKFYSSDESFEWNEYYNTTDGMVSAVALNNLGRFDESAEILSRIDTDKLDDNLEGLLFTPERYMDLYGVALSGLGRTDDAAIAFEKSLEYNSDYIPAMEHLNTQNQNRSP is encoded by the coding sequence GTGAATATTACAATTAACCAGGCTCTCTTTTGCCTTCTGATAATTTTTATGCTGTCTGCAACTCCTGTTTCAGCTTCTCCGTCATCTGAGAATTTAATTGATGCCGGATATATTGCACTGGAGAGTGGAGACAACAGAATGGCAGAGGATCTGTTTACACGTGCCCTTGCCCTTAGCTCAGGAGATAACTCCCCGACTGCATGGGCAGGTCTTGGAAAAGCATTATGGAATGATTCGTCAGCTTCAAATGAAGCCTCCTATACTGCCTTTAACAGATCACTGGAGTGTGTTAATGTCAGTTCAGAAGACTGGAATGCTGTAGTCATGGTATTTTTTAATGATCCGGTTGAGGATTTTGAACTATCATATTCTGCCGGACTGAAGGCTGTAGAGGCAGACCCGGAAGATGATGTCGCATGGAACTATTTTGGTTGTGTTATTGACAGACTTGCCCATAACAACAGTGATGCAGATTTAAATGAACCGTTTGATGCGTTTAAAAAGGCCATGACTTTAAATCCGACACCACTGTACTCCTGCAATACAGCTTATTATGCAATTATTACCGGAAATTACAGTTATGCTGTTGAAGTAACAGACCAGGCCGTTAAATATTACAATCCGGATAACTGGTGGGAGGGAGACCTTCTCTTTTTTAAAGCCTTTGCACTTGCAGAGATGGGAGAATCAGAAGAGGCCCTTAAAAATATTGAACTTAGCAGAAAATTCTATAGTTCAGATGAATCATTTGAATGGAATGAATATTACAATACAACTGACGGAATGGTCAGTGCAGTTGCCTTAAACAACCTTGGAAGATTTGATGAATCAGCAGAGATACTCAGCCGTATTGACACTGACAAATTAGACGATAACTTAGAGGGTCTGTTATTCACTCCGGAGCGTTATATGGACTTATATGGTGTTGCATTGTCCGGCCTTGGAAGGACAGATGACGCTGCCATTGCATTTGAAAAATCACTGGAATACAATAGTGATTATATTCCTGCAATGGAGCACCTGAATACTCAGAATCAGAATAGATCTCCATGA
- a CDS encoding winged helix-turn-helix transcriptional regulator — protein sequence MHKDCTVYKTALYLTKKWALLIIFELYKGENYTRRFSELKSSLNGITSKVLSQRLKELEEEGLVGRRVDAGSFPVKSEYYLTESGVGLIDVIKHLKVWALKYKIDNIDCGNQNCKDCIL from the coding sequence ATGCATAAGGACTGCACAGTGTACAAAACTGCCCTGTACCTGACGAAGAAATGGGCTTTACTGATAATATTTGAACTCTACAAAGGGGAGAACTATACCCGGAGGTTTTCAGAGCTGAAAAGTTCACTTAACGGAATAACCTCAAAAGTCCTCTCACAGCGACTTAAAGAACTTGAAGAGGAAGGTCTTGTCGGCAGAAGGGTCGATGCCGGAAGTTTCCCTGTTAAGAGTGAATACTATCTTACAGAGAGTGGTGTCGGGCTTATAGATGTGATAAAACATCTCAAAGTGTGGGCGCTTAAGTACAAAATTGACAACATAGACTGTGGCAACCAGAACTGCAAAGACTGTATCCTGTAA